Genomic segment of Verrucomicrobiia bacterium:
GACGGCTGAGCGCAAGGAAGGTAAATAAGGCAACAACGAGCGGACCTGCCAACCCAAGCCAACCCATCAGCAGAATGGCGCCAAGCATAAAGAAATAGGAAAATCGGGCGGGACCGCCAATCCGCGATTGATTTTGCTCGATGTCCGCCATGAATTCGTTAAGGCGATATTGCGCCTTTGGGGAATAAACCGCAACTGCCGCATTCTTCTGGATTTGAAGAATTTGGTTGCTGTGGCGTCTAACCGGGACAACAATCCGCCACAGCCATGAGCAAAAATACATCCGCAGCGAAGGAGAGCCGAAATCCGCTTAACCGGCGCCATTTCTTAACAAGAACCCTGCAAGCCGGCGCCCTGCTGGCTGCCCCGCAAATCGTTCGCGGGGCCGTGCTGGGCATGGATGGCGGGGTAGCGCCAAGCGACCGGATTGTCTTGGGCGGCATCGGAATCGGCCACCGGGGCACCTATGACCTGGGGTGTTTCCTCGAAGAGCCCGACGTGCAGTTCGTCGCGGTTTGCGACGTGAAAGCCGAGCGGCGAGAAGCCGTCAAGAGAAAGGCCGACGACAAATACGGCAACCAGGATTGCGCCATGTACCGCGATATGCGGGAGTTGCTTGCCCGCAAGGATATTGACGCGGTGCTCATTGCCACCGGCCCCAATTGGCATGCGACGGCCGCGACTTTGGCCGCCAACGCAGGCAAGGACATGTATTGCGAAAAGCCATGCACCAAGAACATCGTCCAAAGCCTCGCCCTGGCTGCCACTATCCGCCGCACCGGGCGCGTGTTCCAGGCCGGAACCCAGCGAAGGAGCCTGCCCAACTTCGCTTTCGCCGTCGATTTGGCCCGGCGCGGCAAGCTCGGCAAGCTCAAAACGGTGTACGCGCATCCCGACGGATTGGCCACCACGATGAGCGGTTGGGCGCCGGCAGAACCCGAGCCGCCCAAGGAAAAAGTGGATTGGGATTTGTACCTAGGACCGGCCGCCTGGAGACCCTTTAACAAACGGTGGCTGGACGGTTTTAATTTTGAAAAAGGCGGGGGGATGGTTGGCGGGGGCTGCCTGGAATGGGGCTCGCATTGCGTCGATCTTTGCCAGTGGGCCAATGACGCCGATGGCACTTCCCCCGTCGAGTACGAGCCGGCCGGCAAGGAGTTGCACGCCCGCTACGCCAATGGCGTAAACCTGGTCATGCGCGACGACGGCTGGATTGGATTGGGCTCGTGCCCGGTACGGTTCGAAGGCGAGACCGGCTGGGTGGAGACCGGCGACGATGGGGACCTGGTGGCCAGCTCGAAAGCACTGCTGGTCGGCGAAGGCGCCAAAGTCACGGGTTACCCCGCCAACTTCCACATCCGGGATTTCCTGGATTGCGTCAAAACGCGTGGCCAGACCAGGGCCAATGCTGACGCGATGTGCTATTCGCACATCACCTGCCACGCCGCAAATATCGCCCTCTACTTGAATCGCAAGGTGAACTTCGATCCGGTGAAGAGCGAGTTCATCGGTGATGAACAGGCCAATCGTCTCCGCTCCGAAGCCTTGCGGGAACCGTGGCGAATTTAAACCACTGAACCTTGCGGGCGTCTTCAGCTTCACCTCGAAGGGACCCGCGAGAACCAACAGAAATCTTAACTTTATGGATGCTCGCTTTCTATCCCCCTTAACCATTCACGCGAATCAAGCCAGCCGAAGACAGCATGCGGCCTTGGACGAGCGGCGGGATGCCTCACACCCGGCATGCTTAGCGCGATTTAATCGCAGACTCGCTGCGCTGTACGCCTTGACCTTCCTGGGTTTCAGCTTGATTGCCGGTCAGACCTTCGCTGCCGAGGATCAACCGCCGCCCACCGAAGGCGACCTGATTGCCATACTCAAATCAGACGCTGCCCCCGGTGACAAAGCGATCGCTTGCAAAAA
This window contains:
- a CDS encoding Gfo/Idh/MocA family oxidoreductase, with product MSKNTSAAKESRNPLNRRHFLTRTLQAGALLAAPQIVRGAVLGMDGGVAPSDRIVLGGIGIGHRGTYDLGCFLEEPDVQFVAVCDVKAERREAVKRKADDKYGNQDCAMYRDMRELLARKDIDAVLIATGPNWHATAATLAANAGKDMYCEKPCTKNIVQSLALAATIRRTGRVFQAGTQRRSLPNFAFAVDLARRGKLGKLKTVYAHPDGLATTMSGWAPAEPEPPKEKVDWDLYLGPAAWRPFNKRWLDGFNFEKGGGMVGGGCLEWGSHCVDLCQWANDADGTSPVEYEPAGKELHARYANGVNLVMRDDGWIGLGSCPVRFEGETGWVETGDDGDLVASSKALLVGEGAKVTGYPANFHIRDFLDCVKTRGQTRANADAMCYSHITCHAANIALYLNRKVNFDPVKSEFIGDEQANRLRSEALREPWRI